The DNA region GCTCCTTCCATCTCGACCAGACCTACTTCAACTACTGCCAGGGCCTGACCATGACCTCTCCCAAGCTGCACCGCCTCTTCGGTGGCCCGCCGCGGCAGCCGGAGTCGCCCCTGGGGCAGCGGGAGATGGATCTGGCGGCGTCGATCCAGCTGGTGACGGAGGAGATCGTGCTGAAGGTGGTCCGCCACGTGCACCGGGAGACCGGGCTCAGCGATCTCTGTCTGGCCGGCGGCGTCGCCCTCAACTGCGTCGCCAACGGCCGCATCCTGCGGGAAGGCCCCTTCCAGCGGCTGTGGGTGCAACCCGCCGCCGGAGACGCCGGCGGTGCCCTGGGGGTGGCCCTCTTCACCTGGTATCAGCTCCTCGACAACCCCAGGCAGCCTCCGCCGCAGGGCGAGGGTCGCACCCCCGAAGACCTCCAAGCACCCCACGACGACCAACGCGGATCCCTCCTCGGACCGGCCTTCGACGACCAAGCCATCGAAGCCTTCCTGGCCTCCACCGGTGCCCACTACCGCTCCCTTCCGGATGAGCGGGAGCTGTGCCACCAGGCTGCCCAGCTGCTCGCCGAAGACAAGGTGTTGGGCTGGTTCCAGGGACGCATGGAGTTCGGCCCCCGGGCTCTGGGCAACCGCAGCATCCTGGGAAATCCCCGCCAGCCGGAGATGCAGTCGGTGATGAACCGCAAGATCAAATTCCGCGAATCCTTCCGCCCCTTTGCACCGGTGGTCCTGGCGGAGCGGGCCTCGGAGTACTTCGGTCTGGAGCCGGGCCAGGAGTCGCCCTACATGTTGG from Acidobacteriota bacterium includes:
- a CDS encoding carbamoyltransferase N-terminal domain-containing protein; protein product: MTAILGISAFYHDSAAALVVDGEIVAAAQEERFTRVKHDHVLPQRAMEYCLAEAGLRPEDLDLVGFYDKPFLKFDRLLETYLAVAPAGFRSFLQAMPLWLRQKLHLPREMRRGLDRIAKNGVPRPGSEKHRGYRKRFVFTEHHEAHAASAFFPSPFEEAAVLTLDGVGEWATAAYGTGRGNRLELTHELRFPHSLGLLYSAFTYYCGFRVNSGEYKLMGLAPYGEPRFAEAILEHLVDVREDGSFHLDQTYFNYCQGLTMTSPKLHRLFGGPPRQPESPLGQREMDLAASIQLVTEEIVLKVVRHVHRETGLSDLCLAGGVALNCVANGRILREGPFQRLWVQPAAGDAGGALGVALFTWYQLLDNPRQPPPQGEGRTPEDLQAPHDDQRGSLLGPAFDDQAIEAFLASTGAHYRSLPDERELCHQAAQLLAEDKVLGWFQGRMEFGPRALGNRSILGNPRQPEMQSVMNRKIKFRESFRPFAPVVLAERASEYFGLEPGQESPYML